One window from the genome of Corynebacterium sp. SCR221107 encodes:
- a CDS encoding resuscitation-promoting factor Rpf1 domain-containing protein codes for MRGNFHMARQAHTFTKFAASTIALGTATALLAPAANAAPDSDWDRLAQCESGGNWAINTGNGFHGGLQFSPSTWNAYGGQQYAVYAYGATREQQIAVAEKVLAGQGWGAWPSCSAKLGLNSAATPRDIVAAAPVAVQQIVESSGNSSALASDAVYNAIRERLAAIGLSVPAQLDAFYHAHRENFNAFYTANRQAIDSILG; via the coding sequence ATGAGAGGAAACTTTCACATGGCACGTCAGGCACACACTTTCACCAAGTTCGCCGCATCGACCATCGCTCTCGGTACCGCGACCGCTCTTCTGGCACCCGCAGCTAACGCTGCCCCGGATTCCGACTGGGATCGCCTCGCTCAGTGCGAGTCTGGTGGCAACTGGGCAATCAACACCGGCAACGGCTTCCACGGCGGCCTTCAGTTTAGCCCTTCCACTTGGAATGCCTACGGTGGTCAGCAATATGCTGTCTACGCTTACGGGGCCACCCGCGAGCAGCAGATCGCTGTGGCCGAAAAGGTTCTGGCTGGCCAGGGCTGGGGCGCATGGCCGTCCTGCTCGGCGAAGCTGGGCCTGAATTCCGCCGCCACCCCGCGTGATATTGTCGCTGCCGCTCCTGTAGCCGTCCAGCAGATCGTTGAATCCTCCGGCAATAGCTCTGCACTCGCCTCTGACGCCGTCTACAACGCCATTCGCGAGCGCCTGGCCGCTATCGGCCTGAGCGTTCCCGCTCAGCTCGACGCCTTCTACCACGCACATCGCGAGAACTTCAACGCGTTCTACACCGCAAACCGCCAGGCTATCGACTCGATCCTCGGCTAG
- a CDS encoding cold-shock protein, producing the protein MPIGKVKWFDAERGFGFVSNPGDEDCYVGKQVLPKGVTELHPGQRIEFDFVAGRRGPQALRVKLLEPPKPRKIIHKYKPEELHSMISDLATLLETRVQPGLLNGHYPERKEGHQIAEILRAVANELDA; encoded by the coding sequence GTGCCCATCGGAAAAGTGAAGTGGTTTGATGCGGAGCGTGGATTTGGGTTCGTCTCGAATCCGGGGGATGAGGACTGCTACGTCGGCAAGCAGGTCCTGCCCAAGGGGGTTACGGAACTGCACCCCGGCCAGCGCATCGAATTCGATTTCGTTGCAGGTCGCCGCGGACCGCAGGCCCTGCGGGTCAAGCTCCTCGAGCCACCAAAGCCACGCAAGATCATTCATAAGTACAAGCCAGAAGAGCTGCATTCGATGATCTCCGATCTGGCAACCTTGCTAGAGACCAGAGTCCAGCCCGGGCTGCTCAACGGCCACTACCCTGAGCGCAAGGAAGGCCACCAGATCGCCGAGATCCTGCGCGCCGTAGCCAACGAGCTCGACGCCTAG
- a CDS encoding glutaminyl-peptide cyclotransferase — translation MNAHLLAHSYPARATIAVTLTATLGLLLSGCDTGVSSNSGTGSVSSDSLVTDSFVPDPNSSAFAARDSKAPEHLRVEILNTYPFDTTSFTQGLEVDADGTSLLVATGKRGESRIYRTTLDGQESDSHDIDPQFFGEGITRTLDNTTVWQLTWQEGVAIKRDASTLEEIGTTTYEGEGWGLCAFQDALYFSDGTSTLRILDPATFAQRGTVSVTSQGHPVEDLNELECVPASESPTGQDTVYANRFLTTDIVRIDAATGTVTGVIDASTLPNNATPDPNHVLNGIAHIPGRTDLFYLTGKRWPDLYEVRISPAG, via the coding sequence ATGAATGCCCACCTCCTCGCTCACAGCTACCCCGCCCGCGCCACCATCGCGGTGACTCTCACCGCGACCCTCGGTCTCTTGCTGTCAGGCTGCGACACCGGCGTCTCGAGCAATTCCGGCACCGGTAGTGTTTCCTCCGATTCTTTGGTCACCGACTCTTTTGTCCCCGACCCGAATTCCTCTGCTTTCGCTGCGCGGGATTCGAAGGCCCCCGAGCACCTTAGGGTGGAGATCCTCAACACCTACCCCTTCGACACCACGAGCTTTACCCAAGGATTGGAGGTCGACGCCGACGGCACAAGCCTGCTGGTAGCCACCGGCAAGCGGGGCGAGTCCCGCATTTACCGCACCACGTTGGATGGCCAGGAGTCCGATTCCCATGACATCGACCCACAATTTTTCGGCGAGGGTATCACCCGCACGCTGGATAACACTACCGTGTGGCAGTTGACCTGGCAGGAAGGCGTTGCCATCAAGCGCGATGCCAGCACTTTGGAAGAAATCGGCACCACCACCTACGAGGGTGAAGGCTGGGGTTTGTGCGCCTTCCAAGATGCCCTCTACTTCTCTGACGGCACCTCTACGCTGCGCATACTCGATCCCGCCACCTTCGCGCAGCGCGGAACCGTCAGTGTCACTTCCCAAGGCCACCCCGTCGAGGACTTAAACGAACTAGAGTGCGTTCCGGCCTCCGAGAGCCCCACTGGGCAGGATACGGTGTATGCCAATCGCTTCCTGACCACCGACATCGTGCGCATCGATGCCGCAACCGGCACCGTCACCGGCGTTATCGATGCTTCGACACTGCCGAATAACGCGACTCCAGACCCCAATCACGTCCTCAACGGCATTGCCCATATCCCAGGTCGCACCGACCTCTTCTATCTCACTGGCAAGCGCTGGCCAGACCTCTACGAGGTGCGCATCTCCCCCGCAGGATAG
- a CDS encoding DUF3027 domain-containing protein: MSSRRNSKTTDRNPLFGARAIAVARAALEELDEGEVGRHLGVKSLGPNAATHRFAANVPGYKGWEWNAVLACAAGTRYVTVSELALVPGGKALKAPRWVPYQERVLPGDLGPEDVLPPPKDDPRLTEDASVAVLDRGTALKLTAAGIDAAKDRILHGSFGPNSDYASHAAHYCRSCAFFVPFGQPLGEGFGACVNEYAADGQVVAESYGCGAHSDTPREELAPVVKEPAFDDEKPVDV, from the coding sequence GTGTCCAGCAGACGAAATTCGAAAACAACCGACCGCAACCCACTGTTCGGAGCGCGTGCGATCGCCGTTGCTCGCGCCGCGCTGGAAGAACTCGACGAAGGCGAGGTCGGCCGCCACCTCGGGGTAAAAAGCCTAGGGCCCAACGCTGCAACCCACCGGTTCGCCGCCAACGTGCCAGGCTATAAGGGGTGGGAATGGAATGCGGTGCTCGCTTGCGCTGCGGGCACGCGCTACGTGACCGTCAGCGAGCTGGCGCTGGTTCCCGGTGGCAAAGCGCTCAAGGCACCCCGATGGGTTCCTTATCAGGAAAGGGTGCTCCCCGGCGATCTGGGACCTGAAGATGTGCTGCCGCCACCAAAGGACGACCCGCGGCTTACCGAGGATGCATCCGTGGCCGTGCTCGACCGTGGTACGGCACTCAAACTCACGGCTGCAGGCATTGATGCCGCCAAGGACCGCATTCTGCATGGCAGCTTCGGGCCGAATTCCGACTACGCGAGCCATGCGGCCCATTACTGCCGAAGCTGTGCTTTCTTCGTGCCCTTTGGCCAGCCCCTGGGAGAGGGGTTCGGGGCCTGCGTCAATGAGTATGCCGCCGATGGGCAGGTTGTCGCCGAAAGCTACGGTTGTGGCGCGCATTCCGATACTCCCCGGGAGGAGCTGGCCCCGGTTGTCAAAGAACCGGCCTTTGATGACGAGAAGCCCGTGGACGTGTAG
- a CDS encoding NCS2 family permease, translating into MATAPTNAPTSGLDRYFKISERGSTVGTEIRAGVVTFFAMAYIIILNPLILGTGADINGKVLGIPQVAAVTALAAGIMTIAFGLIARYPFGIATGLGINTLVAVTMVSTQGLTWEEAMGLVVLDGVIIVILAVSGFRTAVFNAIPHSLISAMGVGIGMFIAMIGLVDAGFVRRVPDAAHTTVPVALGINGSIGSWPTFVFVVGLIICGVMVVRQVKGGLFIGIVATTVIAMIVEALTGAGSSADNPATGWNLAVPAVPDSFGGIPDLSLVGEISLFGAFSRVGALSATLLLFTLVLANFFDAMGTMTALGKQAGLTDEKGILPNMKTALVVEGAGAIVGGAASSSSNTVYIDSSAGIADGARTGLANVVTGVLFLAAMFLTPLYEVVPVEAAAPVLVVVGALMISQIRDIDFSKFDIALPAFLTIVVMPFTYSIANGIGVGFIAYVLMQVAAGKAKEIHWIMWVLGTLFVIYFAADPIMNAFG; encoded by the coding sequence ATGGCGACTGCGCCTACGAACGCCCCAACCAGCGGGCTCGATAGATATTTCAAGATTTCGGAGCGCGGCTCCACGGTAGGCACGGAAATCCGCGCCGGCGTGGTTACGTTCTTCGCAATGGCCTACATCATCATCCTCAACCCCCTCATCCTCGGCACCGGCGCCGATATCAACGGCAAAGTCCTAGGCATCCCCCAGGTCGCCGCTGTCACCGCGCTGGCCGCCGGCATCATGACCATCGCCTTCGGGCTGATCGCCCGCTACCCCTTCGGTATCGCCACCGGCCTGGGGATCAATACCCTCGTTGCCGTGACAATGGTGTCCACGCAAGGACTGACCTGGGAAGAAGCGATGGGGCTCGTGGTCCTCGACGGCGTCATCATCGTGATCCTGGCCGTCTCCGGATTCCGCACCGCCGTGTTCAACGCTATCCCGCACTCCCTGATCTCAGCGATGGGCGTGGGTATTGGCATGTTCATCGCCATGATCGGCCTGGTGGACGCGGGCTTCGTGCGCCGCGTGCCCGATGCCGCACACACCACCGTCCCAGTCGCACTGGGCATCAACGGCTCCATCGGCTCCTGGCCCACCTTCGTCTTCGTGGTGGGCCTGATCATCTGTGGCGTCATGGTCGTACGCCAGGTCAAGGGCGGGCTGTTCATCGGCATCGTCGCCACCACCGTCATCGCCATGATCGTGGAGGCGCTCACCGGTGCCGGCTCTTCTGCTGATAACCCGGCTACCGGCTGGAACCTCGCGGTGCCTGCGGTTCCTGACTCCTTTGGTGGCATCCCGGACCTTTCGCTGGTTGGCGAGATCTCCCTGTTCGGTGCCTTCAGCCGGGTGGGCGCGCTGTCTGCCACCTTGTTGCTGTTCACCTTGGTACTGGCCAACTTCTTCGACGCCATGGGAACGATGACCGCCCTGGGCAAGCAGGCGGGCCTGACCGATGAGAAGGGCATCCTGCCGAACATGAAGACCGCCCTGGTTGTCGAGGGTGCAGGTGCCATCGTCGGTGGCGCTGCGTCTTCTTCCTCCAATACCGTCTACATCGACTCCTCCGCCGGCATCGCCGACGGTGCCCGCACCGGCCTGGCTAACGTCGTCACGGGCGTGTTGTTCCTGGCCGCAATGTTCTTGACCCCGCTGTACGAGGTCGTCCCCGTCGAGGCCGCGGCGCCAGTCCTCGTCGTGGTGGGTGCCTTGATGATCTCCCAGATCCGCGACATCGACTTCTCCAAGTTCGATATCGCGCTTCCCGCGTTCCTCACGATCGTGGTCATGCCCTTTACCTACTCGATTGCCAACGGCATCGGCGTGGGATTCATCGCCTACGTCCTCATGCAGGTCGCCGCTGGCAAGGCCAAGGAGATCCACTGGATCATGTGGGTCCTAGGGACCTTGTTCGTGATCTACTTCGCCGCCGACCCGATCATGAACGCCTTCGGCTAA
- a CDS encoding TrmH family RNA methyltransferase — translation MNFPHITAADDPWLDDFRDLNSSDSRPDLPGGKGLVIAEGPLVCGRLLESRFPVRRIVGFPAKLESFLSQPGIKGLIAEKGVQVATVDRPTLAQAAGFDMHRGLLASADRPAPLSIEEAIVGARTIAVLEGVGDHENIGSMFRNAAGMGVDAILFGNGCADPLYRRVVRVSMGHVLRTPFAHFDGKYTTWQRGLTLLADAGYRLVSLTPDAAAVHLADALVEEDGRPFDKVALLVGAEGPGLTEHAMRATDVRARIPMAPGTDSLNLATAAAIAFYERERSLREQQVHTLGG, via the coding sequence GTGAACTTCCCGCATATCACTGCCGCCGATGACCCCTGGCTCGACGATTTCCGTGACCTCAACTCCTCCGACTCCCGCCCGGATCTCCCCGGCGGCAAGGGGCTGGTCATCGCGGAAGGCCCCTTGGTGTGCGGAAGGCTTCTTGAGTCGCGCTTTCCCGTGCGCCGAATCGTGGGCTTTCCGGCAAAGCTGGAGTCCTTCCTCAGCCAGCCGGGGATCAAGGGGCTGATCGCGGAAAAAGGTGTTCAGGTAGCCACCGTGGATCGGCCAACATTGGCCCAGGCGGCGGGCTTTGATATGCACCGTGGGCTTCTGGCCTCGGCCGATCGGCCCGCTCCGCTTTCCATTGAGGAAGCCATCGTCGGCGCACGCACCATCGCCGTGCTCGAGGGAGTGGGCGATCATGAAAACATCGGTTCGATGTTCCGCAACGCGGCCGGCATGGGTGTGGATGCGATCTTATTCGGCAATGGCTGCGCCGACCCGCTGTATCGCCGTGTCGTGCGCGTGTCGATGGGGCACGTGCTGCGCACGCCCTTCGCGCATTTTGATGGCAAGTACACCACGTGGCAGCGCGGGCTTACCCTGCTTGCCGACGCCGGCTACCGCCTGGTATCGCTGACCCCGGATGCGGCGGCGGTTCACCTTGCCGATGCGCTTGTCGAAGAAGACGGGCGCCCCTTCGACAAGGTCGCCCTTCTCGTGGGTGCTGAGGGTCCCGGTCTTACCGAGCACGCCATGCGCGCAACCGATGTACGCGCCCGCATCCCGATGGCGCCGGGCACCGACTCGCTCAACCTCGCAACCGCGGCTGCGATCGCCTTCTATGAGCGCGAACGCAGCCTGCGCGAGCAACAAGTGCACACCCTTGGTGGCTAA